In Thermanaerovibrio velox DSM 12556, the genomic stretch CAGCCTAAGCCTAAGATCTAAAACAGATGATACACATGGGCCAGGGTCATGTAAAGACCTGCCCCCATAAGACCAATGGCACCCAGCTTTCTGATCCGCTCCTGATCCCTCATGATGGCCCCCCCAAGCCCCAAGGGGGCCGCCGAAGAGGCCAGGAAAGCAGCTAAAAGGGGCGGCAGGGCGCTTCCCACCCCGAAGGAAGAGGCCCCAACGATGGTGCCGGCGAGCCCCTCCGAGGAGAGCCCAGGGAGAAGCACCCCGAAGAAAAGGGCGGCCCCTTCGGGACAGGGGGCCAGGGAGAGGACGACGCCGGCGGAGAAAGCCCCGGGGACCCCCCATTGGGACAGGGAAAAACCCCTGTCCCTAATAACTCTGATGTCGATGCCCCCGGGAGCTTCGATGAGGCTCAGCATGAAGACCGAGCAGATCATGAGCAGCGGCCCTGACAGCTTTAGCATTATCCCCCCCGCAGCGGCCCCCGCGGCGGTCCACCGGTCAATCCCGATCAATATCAGAGCTCCCAGGACCCCGTGGGTGATCCCCCTGGCGGCGCAGTAGCTAAATCCTCGCTTGAGCCTTTGCCCCTCCCGGGAGCCCATGATCGAGAAAGCCACCGCCACCTGGTAGACCCCTGAGCAGGGCAGTATCGAGGACAGGGCGCCGAGGATCAAGCCCTTTGCAATCACGATCGGGTACGTCCATCCAAGCTGAAGGGCATCCGGCAGGGACTGCCAGGTGTGCGGGTTCACCGTGGTGATCCCCCTTGCTGGAGCATGTGCTCCACCTCCTTCATCAGGTACCGGTCGAATTCCTCCTGGGATGACAGGTGAAGGGGTGCCTCCTTGAGGAAGCGGCTCTCTTCCCCCTCATGGTTCCTCAGGAGCAGGAGGATCCCTGCCCCCGTGGCGCCGTACCTTTTGAGGAGCCGGTAGTTGCCGTCCTTCCCGAGGTCCACCTGGAGGATCTCCGCCTCTCCATTGAGCAGCAGGTCCCCCAGGGGGCCGCCCATGGACAGCTTCAGCCTCTCCCTCATGCGGTGGCAGGTGCCGCAGTAACCGTCCTCGAGGCTTAAGAACCGGATCTCAAGTTTACGAGAGGCTCTCGAAGCCTCCGCTGCCCCTTTGAGCTCCACCGCATCCCTTGCCCCGTAGCCCATGGAGAAGACGGCGAAGGCCAGGACTGCTGTGCCGAGGACCCTTTTCAACTTCAACGTACCACCTCCTAAAAAGCGGATGAATGCCAAGATCCCCCTGCCCGGGCTGGCGGGACCTCAAGATGCGGCGGGAACTTGAAATCGAACGGATGGGGCATTATAAACAGAAGGCGTTGCGCCTTTCAAGGTTTCTAAATTTGCTTAGGAGGTATATGTATGGCCAAACCGTGGTGGAGAGAGGGCTTCGAAACGCTGTTCTGGGCGCTGGTGCTCGCCCTCATCCTTAGGACCTTCGTGATCCAGGCCTTCTGGATCCCCAGCGGCTCCATGATACCGACCCTTGAGCCCGGGGACCGGGTTTTAGTGCTTAAGTTCTGGTACCACCTTCCGAACCGGTCCCCCAATAGGGGTGACATAGTGGTGTTCAAGTACCCCGTGGACCCCAGGAGGGACTTCGTGAAGCGCATAGTGGGGCTTCCCGGGGACGTGGTGGAGCTCCGCCGGGGGGTGGTCTACGTAAACGGCATCAGCCTGTCCGAGCCCTACGTTGTAAACCACGACGAGTTCGACATGCCCCCGGTGGAGGTTCCCAAGGGGAACTACTTCTGCATGGGGGACAACCGGCCGAACTCACAGGACAGCCGGTATTGGGGTTTCGTGCCCGAGAAGATGATAAAGGGCCCCGCGGTGTTCCGCTATTGGCCCTTGAGCCGGGTGGGGGTGCTCCGGTAGATGGGCCGCACCGTATGGTACCCGGGCCACATGGCCAAGGGGAGGCGTCAGCTGGAGGCCCTGATGGAGTCCCTGGACCTTTGGTTAGAGGTGAGGGACGCCAGGGCCCCGCTGCTCACCTCCTCTCCCTTCATGGAGTCCCTTCGGGGGCTCAACCGTTGGGTAGTGCTGTCCAAGGCGGACCTGGCGGACCCGGACGTCACGGACCGATGGGTGTCCCACTTCAAGGACCTTGGGATCCCCTGTTGGGCCTTGGATTCTAGGAAGCAGATACCGTCCTCCATGAGGAGGGCCATGAAGGAGCTCAAGCCGTCTCACAGGGACCTCCGGGTGGCGGTGGTGGGGGTGCCCAACGTGGGCAAGTCCGCCCTCCTGAACCACGTGATCGGCCGGAGCTCCGCCAAGGTAGGAGCCATGCCCGGGGTCA encodes the following:
- the lepB gene encoding signal peptidase I → MAKPWWREGFETLFWALVLALILRTFVIQAFWIPSGSMIPTLEPGDRVLVLKFWYHLPNRSPNRGDIVVFKYPVDPRRDFVKRIVGLPGDVVELRRGVVYVNGISLSEPYVVNHDEFDMPPVEVPKGNYFCMGDNRPNSQDSRYWGFVPEKMIKGPAVFRYWPLSRVGVLR
- a CDS encoding YlqF/YawG family GTPase, with amino-acid sequence MGRTVWYPGHMAKGRRQLEALMESLDLWLEVRDARAPLLTSSPFMESLRGLNRWVVLSKADLADPDVTDRWVSHFKDLGIPCWALDSRKQIPSSMRRAMKELKPSHRDLRVAVVGVPNVGKSALLNHVIGRSSAKVGAMPGVTRGLSWFRGDGVMVVDSPGVLDPRSGGLVQRRLSWLNAVKGTVIASPLDLALDCVGCLMSLGLWGTVASKWNLDPGLEDPMAAMEAVAERLGKRAKGGLLDLDGAARAFLEAFSSGRLGRFSLESPERPMVP